From Vigna unguiculata cultivar IT97K-499-35 chromosome 5, ASM411807v1, whole genome shotgun sequence, the proteins below share one genomic window:
- the LOC114186288 gene encoding protein FAR1-RELATED SEQUENCE 5-like, which yields MYDTMLKHASLNVAFRHVVHVVHMMETTLDEISVEELNDDAQCVMDDQIVDNDNDVDLVPRVHMCFETLDAVKKFYRDFAVRTGFGIRIRSSKKGKDNELKYVKLVCCREGNYVSTIRPELKTLPSQTKQCQAGISVGKKDGKWHIRSVVMEHSHNISPIESRLISGNRKVNIHARQTVDINDEAGVRINKSYRSLVCEAGGYENVTFIERDVRNYIAHKRRQLCKDGDGQALLRHFSHMRELNNDFFFEIDMDEDNRISNVFWADSRSRAACDYFGDVVSFDTTYLTNKYDMPFAPFVGVNHHGQSILLGCGLVSAEDTSTFVWLFRCWLRCMSNRAPEGIITDQCKAMRNAIKIVFPNTNHRWCLWHIMKKVPEKLQGYTQYNVIKSQMKALVYDSSGVDQFEVGWDEFITNNGLVNNEWLCSLYEDRHLWVPCYLRNKFWAGMSTTQRSEGMNAFFDGFINSSTSLQQFVVQYDNALRQKAEKEFEADFAFVNTTIPCGSQSLIERQFQLHYTHAKFGEIQNEFRAKMNCFVMNVVKDGSIWNYNVKENFLWNGKRANKFHDVLFDSTTTTIKCTCLLFEFRGILCRHCFLVLGQEDIDCVPEQYVLRRWSKNVRRRHTLMKAAYTRSSDDPQMQRFQSLRKRFNDIGEVACETESAAQSVYDQLNTIATTLGLPNEPNPFRCGDDHPSACHEDHSLPDHVMSSAHHSNIVRSPIHVKRKGRPRTNRLKSTVEKITKRKKTAAARNKASRNLMDPPAIHSEPNFQDIPVQDHQTLQSYIPHAGFMSLLTSLHSEFNQCPLPTTTTNLASVEDY from the exons ATGTACGACACTATGTTGAAGCACGCTTCATTAAATGTTGCTTTCAGGCACGTCGTTCATGTTGTTCATATGATGGAGACAACACTTGATGAAATTTCTGTTGAAGAATTGAATGATGATGCCCAGTGTGTGATGGACGACCAAATTGTTGACAATGACAACGATGTCGACCTTGTTCCGAGAGTTCACATGTGCTTCGAGACACTTGATGcagttaaaaaattttacagAGACTTTGCTGTTAGAACTGGATTTGGTATTAGAATAAGAAGTTCAAAGAAGGGAAAGGACAACGAACTTAAATATGTTAAACTTGTCTGTTGTCGCGAAGGTAATTATGTCTCCACCATACGTCCAGAGCTTAAGACACTACCTAGCCAGACCAAGCAATGTCAGGCTGGAATATCGGTTGGTAAAAAAGATGGGAAATGGCACATAAGAAGTGTTGTCATGGAGCACAGCCACAATATTAGTCCTATTGAATCAAGGCTGATATCAGGAAATCGAAAAGTTAATATTCATGCTAGGCAAACAGTTGACATAAACGACGAAGCCGGGGTCCGCATCAACAAGAGTTATCGTTCACTGGTGTGCGAAGCTGGAGGATATGAgaatgttacttttattgagcGAGATGTGAGGAATTACATAGCTCATAAAAGAAGGCAATTATGCAAGGATGGGGATGGACAAGCTTTGCTTCGACACTTTTCCCACATGCGTGAACTCAACAAtgacttcttctttgaaattgacATGGACGAAGACAATAGAATATCAAATGTTTTTTGGGCGGATTCAAGGAGCCGAGCGGCATGCGACTATTTTGGTGATGTTGTATCGTTTGACACAACATATTTGACAAACAAGTACGACATGCCATTTGCACCGTTTGTTGGTGTTAATCACCACGGGCAATCAATTTTATTGGGGTGTGGTCTAGTATCTGCAGAGGACACATCAACATTTGTATGGTTGTTTAGGTGTTGGTTACGTTGCATGTCCAACAGGGCACCTGAAGGGATCATCACTGACCAGTGCAAAGCTATGCGCAATgcaattaaaattgttttcccCAACACTAATCATAGATGGTGCCTTTGGCATATAATGAAAAAGGTCCCGGAAAAATTGCAGGGTTACACACAGTACAATGTTATCAAAAGTCAAATGAAGGCACTTGTCTATGACTCAAGTGGTGTTGACCAATTTGAGGTTGGTTGGGATGAATTCATCACAAATAACGGCCTTGTTAACAACGAGTGGCTATGTTCGTTGTACGAGGACAGACATCTGTGGGTGCCTTGTTATTTGAGAAATAAATTTTGGGCTGGAATGTCAACGACACAACGAAGTGAAGGTATGAATGCATTTTTTGATGGGTTCATAAATTCCAGCACTTCATTGCAACAGTTCGTCGTCCAGTACGACAACGCACTTAGGCAAAAAGCAGAGAAGGAATTTGAGGCTGACTTCGCATTTGTTAACACCACAATTCCGTGTGGGTCGCAATCCTTAATTGAGAGGCAATTTCAGTTGCACTATACCCATGCTAAATTTGGTGAGATTCAGAATGAATTTAGAGCGAAGATGAATTGCTTTGTTATGAATGTTGTCAAAGATGGAAGCATTTGGAATTACAATGTTAAGGAAAACTTCTTATGGAATGGCAAGAGGGCCAACAAATTTCATGACGTGTTGTTTGACTCCACCACAACAACAATCAAATGTACTTGTCTACTATTTGAGTTTCGTGGTATCTTATGTCGACACTGTTTCTTGGTTCTTGGGCAGGAAGACATTGATTGTGTCCCTGAACAGTACGTGCTAAGGAGGTGGTCCAAAAATGTTAGAAGACGACACACTTTGATGAAAGCAGCGTACACCCGAAGTTCGGATGATCCACAAATGCAAAGATTCCAGTCATTACGGAAGAGATTTAATGACATCGGTGAGGTGGCATGTGAAACAGAAAGTGCTGCCCAATCGGTGTATGATCAGTTGAACACAATTGCAACTACATTAGGGTTACCAAATGAACCCAATCCCTTCAGATGTGGGGACGACCATCCAAGTGCTTGTCATGAGGATCACAGCTTACCCGACCATGTAAtgtcttctgcacatcacagCAATATTGTTCGAAGTCCCATTCACGTCAAAAGGAAAGGTAGACCACGGACAAATAGGTTGAAATCAACTGTGGAAAAGATAacaaaaaggaagaaaacaGCTGCGGCAAGAAACAAAGCATCTCGCAATTTAATG GACCCGCCGGCAATTCATTCAGAACCAAATTTCCAAGATATCCCAGTGCAAGACCATCAGACATTACAATCCTACATTCCACACGCAGGTTTCATGTCTCTTCTAACATCACTGCACTCTGAATTTAATCAGTGTCCCCTTCCCACCACAACAACAAACCTCGCATCAGTTGAG GATTACTGA